The following nucleotide sequence is from Salvia miltiorrhiza cultivar Shanhuang (shh) chromosome 7, IMPLAD_Smil_shh, whole genome shotgun sequence.
AGCCACCTTCAAGATTTGTGCCTCTTCTTCAAGAACCTTCAATCTTCCCTCGAGCTGTTTGATTTCAGCTTTTCCTCTGCAGTCCGCTGGATTTGAAGCTGAGGCACTCCTCAGCTGTACCAACTGCTTCTTGCTTCTTGATGTGCTAGCTTCATTAGCATATTGATCACTGGACATTTTTGTTTCGTTTGCTGTATGATGTTGAGAAATTTGCAGTGATGAAAGTAGGTTTTCTTTACATGGAAGCAAGTGTGTGAGTTGGTGATCATGACTGTACATAAGAATgcgttgagagagagagtaattgGAAGTTGGTGCTGCAAGATTTGTCCCATTATGTCTGCAGGCAAAAATTTCGGCTGGGATTTAGCTAAGGATGAAGGCGGTTATGAATGTTACTTCTCAAGTCTCAGGTTTTATAGCAGCAACTGCTTTCCTCTTTTTAGAAAAAAGTGGGATCTTCTTCTACATCTCATCACATGCTATATTTAAGGTATTAGTTTCAGGCTCAAGGTACTCTTCTTCTACATCTCAAACACATTTTTAAAATCTATCCCTAATTATCGAAAATTCAATTCCGATAATTTACCGTGCAACTCTATTTATCCACATCAAATTGGCGATGATCCACACGGCTTAAGTACCACAATTTTATCAAGAATGGATTACATAGTTTCCCATcgtttaaaaattatttggtCAAAATTATTTGTGCAGAATAGAATTGTAAAAAATGATAACAGTTTCAGATATCTTTGACTATGTTGAACTCGTTTGCGAGGGTATTTCTACCATATGATTTGTCACTTTTGTATAGTTTgttgtgtatatatacacatgaTATTTGCTTCTTCTTTTATGACAAGGAAAACTCAGTGCTGATGGTCAACAACTTACAAACTGTATGGTGACTTCTATCTCTACATGAACGTGACAATACATATCAAAAGATAAGCAAGTCAGCAAGACTCAGAATTATTTAGATACATCTCTCTTATTTCCTCTGTTTATTGAAGAGTTTTCTTCAAAGAGAAAAGAAGGTAATAAATACTAGTATGATGTTGCAATTGTGCTCATATACAAGTAGTTGCTATATATTTCAATGGAATTTGAAGATGAGGCTAATCCACTGGGATTTCCACCTCCATTTTCAATCCTGGATGTTCCAGTATCtgcatcaaaaatcaaaacctaaACTCAATCAGAAAACACTATCATGATCAGAGTTATTACGTTCATTCAAACCTTTtctagagaaaaaaaaaaaaagactaagaGGAAAATGGTTAAGAGAGATGAACCTTGACGAAGTCGTCCAACAGAAGAGAAGACTCTTTTGTGTAACCAGCTTCTTGCAACAGCTGACTTAGAACTTCCTGCAATCAGAGGAGCTACTGAGGAAAGTTCGGTTTTGCCATAGCTTCTGCGTGCATTTATTCCACGTCTATGCCttcaactaaaccacaaagactAGGCCAGAAGGGCAAACAGAAAAAAATTTGGTGCCAGTAACTTTCTTAAGCTATTTAAACACTACCGAATAGCAGAAACCCCTTGACTATGAGAACCCGAATCAAACTTCTTGGCCACACAACCACATAACTTCAGCATAAACTCATTCAATACGCAAAAAGTAAACTGATAGTGGTAGTTTAGCTCAATCTTAGTTAACAGCAAACATGCATCACAAAATTAAATCACCTCCACTATAAAATGTTGCGCACTATAATACCTCTCGCTGCTTGTCTGATATAAACGTGCCACTCAAATCCTGGAGCACTTCTATTAGGTCTTTGAAAGTCACCTTCCCGTTGCAATCAGAATCGTATACTTTAAAGATAACTGGACAAGAACAAGAGAAAGTCAAGGGACCATATGAGGAGACTGATAGAAATCAGAAGAAGGGAAAGAATAGGCAAACACTAATGCACCTTTTAACAAAAAACACTTTGTAATTGAGCTCAGGCAGTTAGAcaacttagagggtgtttggctgagcttataagctcctcaaaacaacttataagttgtttaagaacatataagctccttcaaagtatttggcaaaataagctcctaaacagcttataagctccccaaaaaataagttcctcgtaccccaacttatttttttataatctcatatgcaacaatctttttacaaatatttttcaattataatttattattttcatcatatatcgttcaagttcatttttcttcgattttctctctctagcaaaaaaaatctctttctagtttataagctcaattatccaaacactttaacaacttataagctcttaaaaattacatcttataagctctttaaaataagcttagccaaacaccctcttagtacCATCAACTACAGAAGAAAATAATGATGAAACTCTAGCAATATCCTACTAATTTTTGCAAAGTTTTACGGAGCACTGACAGATTTAGTATTTGATATGATCAAGAACAGTGAATAATTGTACTAATTCTGGTGAAGTCGACATATGATATTCACATTTTCAGGTGATCTCCCTTAACAGTCAACATGTTTATCAGTTTTAATTCCTTTGAATTGTATTATCCAACTTGATTTATCATCAAGGAATCCCATATAATTGCAGAGCAAGTGAGAGCTATCAAAGTTTAATAACCTCAATATTAAGCCATTTAATGGAAACTCAATATCATATCACTGAAATAAATTTCAGAAAGCACTGGGACTTAATTCTACCAAAATCACATATTCATGGTAGATTGTTAGAAAAACCAACTCTATAAGCAATGCATCAATCACTCCCTTAAAAAAGCCTAGCTGAGCCACGACGCTTACTCTCgattttctgtggtacagttgCTTTAGCACTGAAAGCAGACAAGAATGCAACAAAGTCCTTGAAATTCAGCCCATCTGCCATTTTAAGCAACCTCTGTAATGACAGAGAATCACTATGAGATATCATACTATATTTCTACACGAAAGCAAGCATCAAACTCAACAAATAATCGACTGAATTATCATATGAGAGAATCTACCTGAGAAAGTGGATTCATTGCAAACTCAGGTACAGATAAGAACTCATCAGTTGATATGAACCCTTTGGAATTCCTATCTAGTTGGCAAAATCTTTTGTACAGAGACACTATTTCTTGCTGAGTAACTATGCCACCATATTTccaagaaaaaattaataacataaGTTATTGAATAAAGATTCAAATAATTACTAATGACAATAACACATCATGCCCAACATCACAAGAATACCTACATAGATGATTACAGTGTTCTTGAACTTCTTCAATATCATACTGAGTCAATACCGATGACGCACTCCCCATTgctaaaaattataaatcaacCTGCAATAAGATAATCCAAAAATCGAGCAAATATAAAGGAAGCCCACTGATCAAAATCGCATCTTTAGCCCCCCTCCGAAAAAGTGAAATTTGAAAACCTATAATTTAAATTCGAGAATATACAAAAGGGAGAGAATGAGAGTGAAATAAAAAGAGATAAAAGAGATAAGAGTATTGAGAAATTTGGTTGGATTAAAATGGAAAAGTGGATTGAGACTGCTTAGTCATCACCGCAGCCCAGAAAAGAAagatttgtttgtttgttgaAGGTGGCGAGGAATTTTATGTTTATCGGGAAGTAGTTGATTGGATCAGACAAATTTAGGCTCCATCGAATGTCTTCAATCTAGATAGCTTCACGTAAATTAGTTTCGACTTTCGAGTTAGCCTTGGAAAAAACATTATTTTATCTTCTGATTTTGACATTTATATAATAATCTCTCCATGAGGTGCGTCAATGTGTAGCTGCTCAAATTATTTCTAAACTCAATCTTCATCGTCCCTTCTTTTTAGTTTCAAATTTTTGTTAACTCCAACTATGAACAAATGTGTATTGTATTGCTTGTAGATGCAGACTCATTCGTACGTATttgtcttttttctttttgttgatTAACATAAGTGTATATTAAACTTGAATAAATCAAATACTTTCTCCATCCCTAAAAGTTTTATTATTATATGGAGACGTCCttaaaaaatgtaattttctttatttggaATTGACCTCATATACATTTCATctctatttacaaaaaaaaatgtaggaCTCAATCTTAACTCCAACACAACTgccatattttttcttaaaacttgtatcATCTCCATTGAATCACAATTTTTATGGATGAAGAAAGTAACAATCATGCTATTAAATTAGATCGAATATCTAAACAATAAAATACAACCCACACGCTTATTAAGTAGTGTAAATATAATCAAAGGCCTAAatcatgtactccctccgtcaattggcacttttactttgggcacggagattaagaataaatggttgggtgtgtaaagtgggtgtggaccatttgtttaatgtgtgtagagaaagTAGTGACCACatgctatttttggaaagtgtcaattgaagtggaAGAAACAAAAAGGCAAgagtgtcaattgaagtgggacggagggagtattaagttaCAAATATTTCCTCATTCCCCCAAATAACaacataaatttcattttttgtctgtctctaaaaaaaatttcctttctatttttggattatGTCCCACCATTAATAATACTATCTCATTCACCCTTTACTTTTCACCtttttcactattttcaatATCACATTTAGTTTTACTTTTCACCTTTTcgtcttaaaatttgtgtcactttttcctagaaagttatttgagggGCGAATGAAGTATACATCCTAAACTAttgataatattaattaaattgctaAATTGGATTGAGCCACAAATATGTCCTATATTGTTGATAATATCAATCAAAGAGATAAATTATTGAGTTTGTATCAAATATGACCCAAGTTATGTTTTTCGTCACAGAAAAATAACatgcatttttcaattttttaatgtTGACTGGAAAACGATGTTATTTTGTCCCCTTTTTTCACTCAGATTTTTGAAGATATGAGCATCTGACGTACCTGAGTCTTTCTTTCAACCGTGTGAGCGAAAATATGAGCATATAAGCAAAATTTTGAGCAATCCGAGCGAAAAAAAGGGGGCAAAAATTGGTGTCGTTTTGCCTAATCATCATTTGATTGATATGATCGatactttataatattttttaactcAACTCATATTTTAGACATTTAATTGATGTTTACCCTATTAAGTAATTGAtttgtgagttttttttttaaaatgttgtAATGCTTGactgtatttaatttttaaattatttgttagttgtttagtgtttttttttttttttgagaaggtTAGTTGTTTAGTGTTAGTAATTGTAATACTTTCATTAAGATGTATTCTATACTAACTGTGCCATGGTTTAATTAACCGTGTTcggctaaacttattttaaagaatttataaatttcaataatttataagatATTTATTACTTAGCTAAATATTTGAatgggataattgcgtgaaaatacacaaactttgccaaaaatccatatttgacgcgaagttaggattttacattttaatacaccaactttcgttgttgtccaaatttgacacgacttaattcttaaaaattttaaaaacaacccctttttgtaaataattatacaaagacccacttatgttattatttgggacatttaaaccaaaacaagatatttccttatgatattttcttttaatctttgatccgcgcctaaaatggtttaaaagaaaacatcataaggaaatatcttgttttgctttaaatgtctcaaattataacataagtaggtctttgtataattatttacaaaaaggggttgttttttgaatttttaagaattaagttgtgttaaatttggacaacaacgaaagttggtgtattaaaatgtaaaatcctaacttcgcgtcaaatatggatttttggcaaaatttgtgtatttagatgcaattttccctatttGAATAATTAAACTTACAAATTAGAGAGGAAATTTTGTGTTAGAGAAATAAAAATTTCGTTTGAAAGAGAATCTTATTgttggaaaataaaaaatgaacttgaaatgtatataaaataataaacttattgaatgatatttataaaataattattgtataaaaaattattatttaaaaaacaaaaaacatgtCGTAGCAGCAGATATAATTCCAATTCCAATGTACGAAAACGAGAAAAACAACATTTTCTACAAAACGGCGTGGAGCCAAAAAAAGATACTTGATCTCTAAAGCAAGTATGCTTAACtctaacatttaaaaaaaaaaaaaaagaagaagaagaagaagaagaagattttgTTCATCATCCGATACCCCAACTCAAATTATGAATCTGTTGACAAAGTGAAGCTATGACATAACTAACGACTAACGAGAAGCATTTGAGGACAGAAATAGAGTGATGAAGCTGCAACCTCAGAACATCTTAAATAGCAGACCGCCATGAGTGGCGAAGAAGGGAGCAAACACCAGCGACTCCACCGCCATCAGCTTTATAAGGATGTTCAGCGAAGGCCCTGAAGTATCCTTGAGAGGATCTCCTATGGTATCACCAATCACCGCAGCCTTGTGCGGCTCCGACCCCTTCGGCCCCAGGCTTCTCGCATGCTCCGAACCACCCGCCTGGATCAACAAACTTCACGTCTAagataatccaattaaaccatCTTAAACCGGAAAACAAAATGAATCCGGGATGTTACCTCGATATATTTCTTAGCGTTGTCCCACGCGCCACCAGTGTTGGATGCAGAGATGGCAACCTGTGAGATGAAGGCCCAAAATTGAGTCGATGAAAAGATTACTAGTGAGGATTTGAAGATGGAATGGAAAAGCAGACCTGCACGCCAGAGACGAGGGAGCCAGCAAGGACGCCAGAGAGGGTCTCGACACCG
It contains:
- the LOC130992255 gene encoding uncharacterized protein LOC130992255, yielding MGSASSVLTQYDIEEVQEHCNHLFTQQEIVSLYKRFCQLDRNSKGFISTDEFLSVPEFAMNPLSQRLLKMADGLNFKDFVAFLSAFSAKATVPQKIEIIFKVYDSDCNGKVTFKDLIEVLQDLSGTFISDKQREEVLSQLLQEAGYTKESSLLLDDFVKILEHPGLKMEVEIPVD
- the LOC130992256 gene encoding uncharacterized protein LOC130992256, which produces MYSHDHQLTHLLPCKENLLSSLQISQHHTANETKMSSDQYANEASTSRSKKQLVQLRSASASNPADCRGKAEIKQLEGRLKVLEEEAQILKVALLESMEESRTLITDIHLHFHTIQSRLLQQQAERGESYSHSIQIVKERRPGLLQILYQESNPSIVNNQSSITRFNLS